The DNA segment ATCGCGCACCGCTGCCCGTGCGGCAACCCGGACGTCGTCGAGACGGCCCCGCGTCTGGAGGACGGCACGCCGTTCCCGACGACGTACTACCTGACCTGCCCGCGTGCGGCCTCCGCGATCGGCACGCTGGAGGCGAACGGCGTCATGAAGGGGATGACCGAGCGCCTGCGGACCGACCCCGAACTGGCCGCCGCCTACCGGGCCGCGCACGAGGACTACCTCGCGCGCCGCGATGCGATCGAGGTCCTGGAGGGCTTCCCGAGCGCGGGAGGCATGCCCGACCGGGTCAAGTGCCTGCACGTCCTGGTGGGGCACTCGCTGGCCGCAGGGCCGGGCGTCAACCCGCTGGGGGACGAGGCGCTCGCGATGCTGCCCGAGTGGTGGGCGAAGGGCCCGTGCGTGCCGCGCGCCCGGGACGGCGAGGGCTCCGCCCCGCTCGGCGACTGAAGATCCGGGCCGGGGCGGAACCCCCACCCCCTTTCACACACCGTGAGGAACCCATATGACCCGCGTCGCTGCCATTGACTGCGGCACGAACTCCATCCGTCTGCTCGTCGCGGACGCCGACCCCGCCACCGGTGAACTCGTCGACCTGGACCGGCGGATGACCATCGTCCGGCTCGGCCAGGACGTCGACCGGACGGGCCGGCTCGCCCCCGAGGCGCTGGAGCGGACCTTCGCGGCCTGTACGGAGTACGCCGAGGTCATCAAGGCCCACGGGGCCGAACACCTCCGCTTCGTCGCCACCTCCGCGTCCCGCGACGCCGAGAACCGCGACGACTTCGTCAGCGGGGTGCGCGACATCCTCGGCGTCGAACCCGAGGTGATCACCGGTGACCAGGAGGCCGAGTTCTCCTACACCGGCGCGACGAAGGAACTGGCCGGGCAGGGCGGTGAGTACCTGGTGGTGGACATCGGCGGCGGCTCCACCGAGTTCGTCGTCGGGGACGAGAACGTCAGGGCGGCCCGCTCCGTGAACATCGGCTGCGTACGGCTCACCGAGCGGCACGTCCGCCACGACCCGCCGACGCTCGGCGAGATCACGGCCATGCGCGCCGACATCGACGCCGCGCTGGACGAGGCCGCGGAGACGGTCCCGCTGTCCGGGAACCACACGCTCGTCGGTCTCGCCGGCTCGGTGACCACCGTCGCCGCGATCGCGCTGGGACTCGACGCCTACGACTCGACCGCGATCCACCACTCACGGATCACCGCGGCGCAGGTCGGCGAGATCGCCGGGACGCTGCTGATCTCGTCCCACGCCGAGCGAGCCGCGATCCCGGTGATGCATCAGGGACGGGTCGACGTCATCGGTGCGGGCGCGATGATCCTGCACTCGATCATGAAGCGGACGGGCGCCGGTGAGGTGGTCGTCAGCGAGCACGACATCCTCGACGGCATTGCTTGGCATGCCGCACTCGACGACGAGTGACCCTCTGCTGTGAGGCGGCCCGGAGTCTCAGGGCTCCGGGCCGCCTGATCTCAGATGTTGCGGTGGACGTCGCGCCGGTCGCCGATCTTGACGACGAGGATGATGAGCTCGCCGTCTTCGACCTGATAGGCGACCCGGTAGCTGTCGACCCGGAGCCGATAGAGGCCCGACGGGCCGGTGAGTTTCCTGATGTCGGCGTCCTCACGGTACGGATCGTCGCCGAGCGCGGTCAGCGCCGCCAGGATGCGCATGGCGGCAGGCCGGTCGATGGCCCGAAGTTGCCGCTGTGCGGCTGTGGTGAACCGGAACTCGTACTTCACGCCGCGTCGTCGGTGCGCTCGGTGAACAGGTCTGCCAGCAGCTCAGCCATAGGCACCGTCGGGCCGCCCTGGGCCAGGACCGCTTCCGCCTCCCGGGCCAGCAACACGTCGGCTGCTTCCTCCAGTGCGTTGAAGTCCGCGATCGGCACCACGGCCGCGACGGGCTCGCCGTTGCGGGTGATCACCGTAGGTGTGCCCTCCTCGGCACGATTGATGTGGTCCGCCAGGTGTGCGCGGGCTTCCCGTACAGTCACAGTGCTCTCGGCCATAAAGGAAGTGTACGCACGATCGTGTACACGTGCACGCCTCGGGAGTGAGTGACGCTTTGGAGGCGATGCCCGACGGGATCGCGTGGAGCCGCGCCCGCGACGTCGGGTAGCGCCGGGCGGGGCCGCTCGGGCGGCCCTCGCGGGGTCGGTCCCGGAGTCTCGATGACAGCGTTGTCAGGCTTCCGGGGCGCCTTCCGGCGCCGCCCGGGCGGCCGGTCGCGAGAAAGTTCGTGAAGTTCTTCACAAGGAATTGGGGCCTGTCGGCCGAAGTTCCGAGGACATGTGCCCCCGCAGGGTGCCCACAGGTCCCTGTTCCGCGTATCGCGGGCTGTGTCATACGTGTTGCGCGCGGATGTCGTCGGGCGGTGGTCCACTCGGCGCGACACCGTGAAGGGCAGCTCAAGAGGGGTGGACAACGTCCGCAGGGGGGTACTGGTTCCCTTGCGGAGGAGTGACCTCCGTCATGCGAGCCGCGCAGTGTAGCAGAGGTGCCCGTTGACCTTGTGAAGGGGCGCACGAGGTACCCCCTCCCAGGAGGTGGATACTCGTTGCCATGAGCACCACGGAGCGTCCCAGGATCCTCGTAGTTGGAGGCGGGTACGTAGGCCTGTACGCAGCTCGACGCATTCTCAAGAAGATGCGCTACGGCGAAGCGACCGTCACGGTCGTGGACCCGCGCTCGTACATGACGTACCAGCCCTTCCTCCCCGAAGCTGCTGCCGGCAGCATCTCGCCTCGGCATGTCGTCGTCCCGCTGCGACGCGTGCTGCCCAAGGCCGAGATCCTCACCGGCCGAGTCACCACGATCGACCAGGACCGCAAGGTCGCCACGGTCGCGCCGCTCGTCGGCGAGGCCTACGAGCTGCCCTTCGACTACCTGGTCATCGCGCTCGGCGCGGTCTCCCGCACCTTCCCGATCCCCGGCCTCGCCGAGCAGGGCATCGGCATGAAGGGCGTCGAGGAAGCGATCGGCCTGCGCAACCACGTCCTTGAGCAGCTCGACAAGGCCGACTCGACGACCGACGAGGACGTCCGCCGCAAGGCGCTCACCTTCGTCTTCGTCGGCGGTGGCTTCGCAGGCGCGGAGACCATCGGCGAGGTCGAGGACATGGCCAGGGACGCCGCGAAGTACTACACCAACGTCAAGCGCGAGGACATGCGCTTCCTGCTGGTCGACGTGGCGGACAAGATCCTTCCCGAGGTCGGGCCGAAGCTCGGCGCGTACGGCAAGGAGCACCTGGAGTCCCGCGGGGTCGAGGTCTACCTCAAGACCGGTATGGACTCCTGCGTCGACGGCCACGTGGTACTGAACAACGGCCTTGAGGTCGACGCCGACACGCTCGTCTGGACCGCCGGCGTCAAGCCCAACCCGGTCCTGGCGCGCTACGGTCTGCCGCTCGGCCCCCGCGGCCACGTGGACACCTCCGAGAAGCTCCAGGTGCAGGGCACTGACTACATCTGGGCCGCGGGCGACAACGCGCAGGTCCCGGACATGGCCGCCCGCAAGGCCGGTGTCGAGAACGCCTGGTGCCCGCCGAACGCCCAGCACGCGCTGCGCCAGGCCAAGGTGCTCGGCGACAACGTCATCTCGGGCATGCGCGGTTTCCCGCAGGGCGACTACGAGCACGCCAACAAGGGTGCGGTGGCGGGCCTCGGCCTCCACAAGGGCGTCGCGATGATCGTCATGGGCAAGATGAAGATCAAGCTCAAGGGGCGCCTCGCCTGGTACATGCACCGTGGCTACCACGGCCTCGCGGTGCCGACCTGGAACCGCAAGATCCGCGTCGTCGCCGACTGGACGCTCGCGATGTTCCTCAAGCGCGAGGTCGTATCGCTCGGCGCCATGGAGACTCCGCGCGAGGAGTTCTACGAGGCGGCCAAGCCGGCGCCCCGTCCCGCCGCGGCGAAGTCCGAAGCCGGGAAGCCGGAAGCCGCCACG comes from the Streptomyces sp. NBC_01471 genome and includes:
- a CDS encoding NAD(P)/FAD-dependent oxidoreductase — encoded protein: MSTTERPRILVVGGGYVGLYAARRILKKMRYGEATVTVVDPRSYMTYQPFLPEAAAGSISPRHVVVPLRRVLPKAEILTGRVTTIDQDRKVATVAPLVGEAYELPFDYLVIALGAVSRTFPIPGLAEQGIGMKGVEEAIGLRNHVLEQLDKADSTTDEDVRRKALTFVFVGGGFAGAETIGEVEDMARDAAKYYTNVKREDMRFLLVDVADKILPEVGPKLGAYGKEHLESRGVEVYLKTGMDSCVDGHVVLNNGLEVDADTLVWTAGVKPNPVLARYGLPLGPRGHVDTSEKLQVQGTDYIWAAGDNAQVPDMAARKAGVENAWCPPNAQHALRQAKVLGDNVISGMRGFPQGDYEHANKGAVAGLGLHKGVAMIVMGKMKIKLKGRLAWYMHRGYHGLAVPTWNRKIRVVADWTLAMFLKREVVSLGAMETPREEFYEAAKPAPRPAAAKSEAGKPEAATKADAEKAKA
- a CDS encoding type II toxin-antitoxin system RelE/ParE family toxin, whose translation is MKYEFRFTTAAQRQLRAIDRPAAMRILAALTALGDDPYREDADIRKLTGPSGLYRLRVDSYRVAYQVEDGELIILVVKIGDRRDVHRNI
- a CDS encoding Ppx/GppA phosphatase family protein is translated as MTRVAAIDCGTNSIRLLVADADPATGELVDLDRRMTIVRLGQDVDRTGRLAPEALERTFAACTEYAEVIKAHGAEHLRFVATSASRDAENRDDFVSGVRDILGVEPEVITGDQEAEFSYTGATKELAGQGGEYLVVDIGGGSTEFVVGDENVRAARSVNIGCVRLTERHVRHDPPTLGEITAMRADIDAALDEAAETVPLSGNHTLVGLAGSVTTVAAIALGLDAYDSTAIHHSRITAAQVGEIAGTLLISSHAERAAIPVMHQGRVDVIGAGAMILHSIMKRTGAGEVVVSEHDILDGIAWHAALDDE
- a CDS encoding DUF501 domain-containing protein, giving the protein METPPPQTDRTEPTDADISAFKEQLGRPPRGLRAIAHRCPCGNPDVVETAPRLEDGTPFPTTYYLTCPRAASAIGTLEANGVMKGMTERLRTDPELAAAYRAAHEDYLARRDAIEVLEGFPSAGGMPDRVKCLHVLVGHSLAAGPGVNPLGDEALAMLPEWWAKGPCVPRARDGEGSAPLGD
- a CDS encoding type II toxin-antitoxin system Phd/YefM family antitoxin, which produces MAESTVTVREARAHLADHINRAEEGTPTVITRNGEPVAAVVPIADFNALEEAADVLLAREAEAVLAQGGPTVPMAELLADLFTERTDDAA